The Methanomassiliicoccales archaeon genomic sequence TTGTACTCTCAAACCCTACAATACTCGCATCTGGTATTCTTGGTGAGACGGCTGGTTGCATCAATGCTGTGGCAAAATCTGGTGTTGGTGCCATTGTAACGAAGTCGATTGGTAGTGTACCAAAAGAGGGTTATCCAAATCCAACTGTAGTCGAGCTCGAGTTCGGTTATATTAACGCAATGGGCTTGCCAAATCCAGGCATCGATGAATTCGAAAAGGAGATAATAGATTCAATCAGTTGTGGCGTCCCGATTATTGGTAGCATTTTTGCATCGGACGAAACGGAATTCACTTATCTGGGCAAAAGAATGGAAAAAATAGGTGTTGCAGCGCTTGAGCTCAATCTAAGTTGTCCTCATGCAAAGGGCTATGGGATGGAGATTGGGATCGACCCAGAAATCGTAAGAAAAATCGTCTCGAAAATCAAAGATGAAATTCGGATCCCCGTTTTCGCAAAATTGACACCCAATACACATCGATTGATTGATGTTGCAAAGGCTGTGGAGGAAGCTGGTGGTGACGGCGTCGTCGCTATCAACACTGTCAAAGCTATGTCGATTTCAATCGATCTTAAGCGACCTGTCCTTGCAAACAGATATGGAGGGTTGTCTGGACCGGCTATTAGGCCAATTGGCATTAGATGTGTCTACGAGCTTTACGAGGCACTCAATATTCCTATCATAGGGGTCGGAGGGATAGTGACTTGGAAGGATGCGGTGGAATATCTTATGGCAGGGGCGACCGCATTGCAGATTGGTAGTGCTGTTCAAAAAAAGGGTTTGAGGGTTTTCAAGGACATAAACAATGGTCTGAGAAAATTCTTAGAAAGAGAGGGATACAGTGCGGTTAACGAAATCGTGGGGGTCGCGCATGAGCTTCCCTGAAGCGGTCACTATAAAAGAAGTCGTGACGGAAGCTGATGGCGTTAAGACATTGAGGTTCTCTCTAAAAAGAAAATGTCTACCTGGCCAGTTCCTCATGATCTGGATTCCAGGTATTGACGAGATTCCCATGTCGCTTTCTTATATAGACAACCTTAAAGGTATTACTGTTAGGGAGGTGGGCGAGGCGACGAGGGCGCTATGCTCGCTTCGCCCTGGTGATCTGCTAGGCGTACGAGGCCCTTATGGCAGAGGTTTTTCACTCAGCAAAGGACGAGTTCTATGCGTCGGTGGGGGAAATGGAATTGCGCCGCTAATGCCTGCCGCGGAGGCGTTGAGAAGAGACTCGGTGGATTTCGCAATCGGTGCAAAAACTGAAACAGAACTGGTCTTTGTGGAAAGAGCGAAGAAATGCTCCAATTATGTTGCTATTTCAACAGATGATGGGACGAAGGGACTTAGGGGAACGGTTGTCGAACTGGCCGCAAAGATGCTGAATAAAGAGAAGTATGATATGATGCTGGCATGCGGTCCTGAGCCGATGCTCTCTCAATTATTCGATCTCTGCAAGAAACACGACATTGATTGCCAGTTTTCACTAGAAAGGTTCATGAAATGTGGCATTGGGATATGCGGATCGTGCGCGATTGACGGCAAGAGAGTATGCAAGGAAGGCCCAGTTTTTTCCAGAAGAGAACTCGAATCACTCATTGAATTTGGCAAGTTCAGAAGGGATGCATCAGGAATGCGAATCACATTTTGACTTCATTTAAGACCTTTTCGACTAATTGAGCAAACTCAGCATCCGTGACGCGACCTTTCTGTTCCCCAATCATTTTGACGAGCTGAAGGATTCTTTGAATCTGTTCATTAGTAGCATTGATATTCATTTCTTCTAGGCGCTTTTTCACAAACGTCATCCCGGTATGCTTGCCCATGAGAAGGCGTCTTCGATTTCCGACGGCTTCTGGAGGGATACACTCATAAGTCATAGGGCAATTGAGAATCGCAGCGACGTGAATCCCAGATTCATGTGCAAAGGCATTTTCGCCGACGAGGGGATGGTGTGGAGAAAGCTGGCATTTTGAAAACCTCGCGACGGTATCTGATAGTTCCTTCAGCCGTGTGCAGTCGATACCGAGATCACAACCGTAAATGAATTTCATGACTGATACGAACTGTTCGAGCGGAACATTACCCGATCTTTCACCAATTCCATTCACAGTCGTTGTCACAGCCGACGCCCCAGCTTTAACAGCAGCGATCGCATTTGCAAGCGCGAGGCCGAAATCGTTGTGGAGATGAATCGAGATAGGTTTCTTAACGTTAGAAGCAACGGAAGACACGACGAAGGAAACAGCCTCTGGCGAAGCGCATCCAACGGTGTCCGTAATACCCAATCTTGAAGCACCCGCTTCCTCAGCAGTCTTCATGAATTTGATCAAAAAATCGAGATCTGTTCTCATACTATCTTCGGAGCTAACGCTAGCCGGAACACCCCGTTCTCTGCAGTAATCTAGTGCATCCACCACCCTGCTCAGAACTTGTTCTTTATTCATCTTTAATTTATACTTGAGATGAAGATCTGAAGTTGCGATAAAAAGCAAAACAAGATCGACACCTGCATCGACCGCTGCGTCGATATCGCTTTTCAGGACTCGAGAGAGTGCTAGAATCTTTGCTCTCAGACCAAGTGAGGTAATCTCCTTGATAATTTGCTGCTCAGACTCAGATACTGCTGGGAATCCTGCCTCAATCTGCGGAACACGTGCATCATCGAGTAACCTTGCAATTGTAATTTTCTGTTCGGCGTTGAACGCGACGCCAGGCATTTGTTCTCCATCGCGCAGGGTCGAATCATAAACAATAATGTTGTTAAACCTTTGCTTGACATTGTATGGACTGAGTGCAATGAATTCTGTTTGCGAGGGCATACCTGGTACATTCCTAGAAGGCAATATGTAGTTTTTGAAAATACTGAGGGCGGACTGCGGTTCCTCTCAAATGAATTTGGGATAGGTCTCAAGACTGTTCATATCTAATAACTATTCAGAAGATTATTTGGTATCACGATCTATTTCTTTGTTTTCCTGAGCCGCAAGAAGCGCCATGAGTGCGCTTTTAACCTCCTCAATTGTAGTGCCCCAAGGGACAGCCACCACATGATTCTTCAGTTCATAACCTGATTTTACCTTGCAACATTTTACAATTGTCGGTGTCCCGTCGGGGTGCACATGACTCCGAGGGCATATATCAATAAATTCCACTTCCCCCTTGTACAAAGATTTGAAGATCCTTCTCGAAAGATCGCAGCCAATGAGCGTTGATTCAACACTTATTTCTGGCGCTTGATCGAGGAAATATACGACTTTATCGCAAGAGACCCCCGATGCTTTACATGGGAAGATTACGCCCTTTGTTTTCAACGAGGAGGCAATTGATTCCAGATCAATCTCAATGTGATTAGCTATTATTGGCGCGTTGATCAGACCCATCGAAATGATTCTCTCAACCATCACCGATAATTTCGATGGTCTAGGCGGCACCGTATCAATAACATTGATCCTGATAAACTGTTCATCTCTTACGAAAGAAATGTGATTGAACATTCCCTTAACAACCACAAGCTTTCCTTTGTATTGTTGGGAGAGTTTTGCCATTTGGGTGCGATTGATGACATCGATTGTGTGGTCTTCAATAAAAACCGTTTCATCAGGCAATGATAGAATTTCAAACGATTCTATGTTGCGAAAAAGCCCATTTCCGTTTTCCTTTTTTATGGAAATAACGGCGTACTGGTCTTGATTTTTCAAGATATAATACTTTGTTCTCGTGTATGCCTTTTTTCCCTTGACGACTTCTGCGATTTTACTAGGTGTCAACGGGAAATCCACATCACGAACGGAAACTTCTTTGCAATGCTCGGGCATCATCATTCCTAGGAATATGCTCATTGTTCAGATATTTTGCCATTCAAATCGCAGAACCGAGCGAACTCCATTGGTGGAACTCATTATGGAAGAAATTTGACCATAGCTCTCTTAACAAACCTCTTACTAACAGTTCGTCTAAACAAGATAGCTTTGCGCCATCTATTATGAACAAGTTTGTCTTAGGTTCCGCTGCAATCGAACAAATTCATCCCTGTCTTGGACGATCGGTTCAGAGATTTCTTTTCAATTCCATTATTGGCCATAAAATAGAAATATGGATTAACTGAATTACTTTGAAAACGCCGGGATGACAGAGCGGCCATGTGGCGGACTGCAGTCATTTTGCTGCAGAGATCCGCAGACTCGAGTTCAAATCTCGATCCCGGCTCCAGTACCTCAATCTTCACCGAACATCGCCATGAAAGTTAGCAACCTTGGAAGTTCGAAAGATTTTGGTTTTTATTCAATGAAAACCGTAATGTTCATCTTTACGACAATGCTATCTATCGATCATATATTAACGATGGTGAAACCAAATGATATATGACAACATTCTCGGCACAATCGGTCGAACACCGATCGTTAAATTACAGAATCTTATCGGAGAGGATTCTGCGGAAATTTACTGTAAACTCGAATCGTTCAACCCGATGTCTTCTGTTAAGGACAGAATTGCCTTGGCAATGATTGAAGACGCTGAGAAGTCAGGACGCCTGAAGAAAGGGATGACGGTTGTTGAGCCGACATCCGGCAATACCGGCATCGGCCTCGCGATGGTCTGCGCGGTCAAGGGCTACAGGCTCATCCTCACGATGCCAGAGTCGATGAGCATTGAAAGGAGAAAGTTACTGAAAGCGTTTGGTGCAGAATTGATTCTCACACCAGCAGAAGAAGGAATGAACGGGGCGGTAATTCGCGCCAAGGAAATTCTCAAGGAAAACGACAATTGCTTCATGCCCCAACAGTTCGAAAACCCGTCAAACCCAGAGGTTCATATGAAGACAACAGCCAGGGAAATATTGAACGATGTCCCAGATCTTGACGCATTTGTTGCTGGAGTCGGAACTGGTGGGACTATTACCGGCGTTGGGAAAGTGCTCAAATCAACTAAACCGAATGTGAAAATCGTCGCAGTCGAACCCTTTAGGTCTGCAGTACTGTCAGGTAGTAAACCGGGGCCGCATCAAATACAGGGAATAGGTGCTGGATTTATACCGAAAGTATTGGATTTGTCTGTCATAGATCGCATCATAACCGTGAAAGACGAAGAAGCAAAATCAATGGTGAGAGAGCTTGTTCGAAAGGAGGGGATATTTGCGGGTATTTCATCTGGAGCAGCACTACATGCTGCATTGAAGATCGGCAGGGAATTAGGTCCGAGAAAAAAAGTAGTGGTCATCCTTCCAGACACGGGAGAAAGATATTTGAGTACTGATATGTTTTCCGAGTGAGCGCGTATACATGAGCTGGAAAGACGACGTTTATACAGTCCTTGAGCGCGATCCCGCACCGAAGTCGTTCAAGGAAGCCCTTTTATTTAGTCCAGGGCTTCATGCAATCCTCCTTCATCGAATCTCGCACAGATTGTACCTCAAAGGCCAGTATCTTCTGGCTAGAGCTATCAACTATTTCGCGCGGATTTTAACGGGTGCTGATATCCATCCAGGCGCGAAGATCGGTAAAGGCTTCTTTATCGATCATGCGACTGGAGTAGTGATCGGCGAGACTGCTGAGATCGGCGATAATGTGTGCATCTTTCAAGGTGTAACGCTTGGCGGGGTGAGCACTGAAAAGGGAAAAAGGCATCCTACAATCGGCAACAACGTCGTAATCGGTGCGAACGCTACCATCCTTGGTAATATAAAGATCGGTGATAATGTCAAGATAGGCGCTGGGTCTGTTGTTGTTAAGGATGTACCGCCGAATTCAACGGTTGTTGGCGTGCCTGGCAAAGTGGTCAAGAAGGACGGTATGACAAAAATCGATTTGAGACATGATTTGTTACCAGATCCTGTTGTCGATGCATTTATGAACATTTCAAACAGCATCGCAGAGTTGGAGCATAGAGTTGCCGAATTGGAGAGATTGGTAAGAAAAGAAAAATAATGGCGAATCCCATCGCGATTCGAGGCAGAGAATCATGGCTTTAAAGGTTTTTAATACACTGACAAAGAGGAAGGAGGAATTCGTTCCGATCGAAGACAATAAGGTCAAAATGTACGTCTGCGGCGTGACTGTATATGATGATCTCCATATGGGCCACGCAAGGCATATCATCGTGTTCGATATGATTGTAAGATATCTGAGATATCGCGGCTACCAGGTGACCCATGTGACTAATTTTACTGATGTCGATGACAAAATCATCAACCGAGCTAAGGAGCTCGGAATCCAGCCGCTCCAGCTGTCTAATATGTATATCGAACGGTATTTCAAGGAGATCGAAATGCTCGGCGTAAAGAAGGCCGATTTCTATCCACGTGCAAGTGAGTTCATACCACAAATAATTGATATGATACAGAGAATCGAGAACGCTGGTTATGCATATAGGACAGATGATGGTAGCGTTTACTTCAGCATGGACAGAATTAAGGAGTACGGAATCCTTTCGGGCGCAAAACCAGAGGAACTTTTGGCTGGTGCACGGATCACTATCGATGAGATGAAGCGCAACCCCGCTGACTTCGCCTTGTGGAAGGGGGCTAAGCCCGGTGAAATCTCATGGCCGAGTCCATGGGGCCACGGCAGACCTGGTTGGCACATCGAGTGCTCAGCCATGTGTCTGAATCTGCTTGGGGAAATGATCGACATTCATGGTGGTGGCAACGACCTGATTTTTCCACACCACGAAAATGAGATTCTCCAATCAAAGGTCGTAACGGGGAAAATCCCAGCAAAGTACTGGTTGCATAATGGAATGTTACAGGTTCAAGAGGAAAAGATGTCAAAGTCGCTCAAGAATTTTTTTACTGTAAAGCAAGTACTTGAAAATCATACGAAAGAAGAGATCCGCTTCTTCATCCTAAATACGCATTACAGAGGTCCCTTATCTTATAGCGATTCGGCTCTAAAAGAGGCTGCTGCGAGTTTGAAAAGATTACACAATGCATATGCTGAGCTGAAATCGGTAGTCGGGACTTTGAAGGGAGATAATGACGCTCGGGAACTGATCTCTAGCGCAAAGGAGAATTTCATAAGGCAAATGGATGATGATTTCAATACTCGTGGCGCAATCGCGGTCCTATTTGATTTCATTAGAGAGGTCAACAAACTACTTTCGGATGGCTCGTTAAGCAATGAAGGGGCAAGTAATGCGATTTCTTTTCTGGAAGAAGTTGATGAGGTTCTTGGAATCTTGCCAAGAATTCCAGTTGCTAAGGAATCAACCGATGATCTGATCCAGATCCTCATTGATGTGCGCCAGGAACTTAGAAAGAGAAAGATCTTCGACTTGGCAGACATGATAAGAGAGAGATTGACAGAAAAAGGGATCAAGTTAGAGGATACAGGTGAGGGGGTTAAGTGGAAACGCGTTTGAATGAACTCGCGATGAAAAAAGCGATACTGATCACCGGCGGGGCTGTGAAGGTTCCACACGATCTCGAGCTTCCGTTTCGCTTGAGCAGGTCGACTGCTGGACCGGGTGCAGGCACACTTGCGCTCGTCTTGTCATTTCAGGGGTTAAGAGTTAAAAAAGCAATCTCAAGAGATCAGGGCGAATTTGAGCTCACTCGGAAGGATGGCAAGTTCGCACTCACAAGAAATGGGGAACCTTTCCTCGACTCTGTCGAGATCCAACCAACACTATATCATTCACCTGAGCAGGCATTCTTTAATATTGAAACTTCTTGCATCTACGACTGCAAATTCTGTGTATCGAAGAAACTCGACCCCCGTATTGTGAAATGCCTTGACCCAGAAAAAATCGTAGAAATGATTATTAACGCCTCAAGGCGCCACGATTTCAAGGCGGTTGCATTGACAAGTGCTGTCGTCGGATCACCGAGCGAGACCGTAGAGAAGATGGCCTACATTGTTTCACGAGTAAGGGAGCAACTCGATCCTGAAATTCCAATCGGAGTGGAGCCATATGTGGATAGCTATGAACAAATCGAAATGCTCAAGGCCGCAGGCGCAGACGAAATCAAGATCAACATCGAAACGTTTGATAGGGATATATTCAAAAAGGTCTGCAATAAGCTTGAATTTGACACGATAATTCGTATGATACGATACGCGGTTAGGATTTTCGGAACCGGTAAAGTCTGCTCCAATATCATTGTTGGATTGGGAGAGACTGATGAAAACGTCCTCGAGGGTGTGGAACATTTGGCAAAGCTCGGATGCGTTGCAACGATAAGACCTCTAAAGATTAACGATTTGAATAGGAACGAATTGGAGGAGGCCCTTGGCTATCCTTTAAGACCAGTATCACCAGAAAGGCTTGTCCGACTTGCAAGTGAACAGAAGATGATCCTTGAATTATACCAGCTTTCGACTTTGAGCTTCAAAACGATGTGTCACGCGTGCACGTGTTGCGACATCGTTCCATTTCGGGACCTCTGAAGCACGGTGAACCAATACAGTATCGAATCATCGAGCAAATGGAGCTAATATTTTTAGGGAATCCGAAAATTTCAATATAGTTAAAACGATATCAATCTCGATGCTGAGCAGAAAAATTGAGGAATATCTCGAGTGTATTTATGAGATTACGAGAGGCGGGAAACCAGCTAAGACGAATCATATCGCAAAGTGTATGAAGGTCTCGCCAGCATCCGTCACAGAGATGCTACGAAGACTTGCTGATGAGGGTTACATTGACTACGAAAAATACCGGGGGGCTTCTCTCACCGATAAGGGCATGAATGTTGCCCTAAAAATCAAGAGAAAACACCGCCTCCTCGAATCGTTCCTCGTCAGGATTCTGGGCATGAAAAGGGAAGAGAGCCATGCAGAAGCTTGCAGGCTTGAACACATGCTCTCGGATGAATCAGAAAAGAGGATATGCCAGATGATGAATAATCCTCAATTCTGCCCGGATGGGGAGCCAATCCCTAGGTGCGAGGAGGAATGTAAGCTCTGCACAAGTGATCCTTCATTACCGCTCACAGAGCTAGACATCGGAGAAACGGGCATCATTTCCCATCTCAGTTGTGACGAGAATCCATCAAAAATCAGACGGCTCATATCCATGGGATTCGTGCCTGGGAGGACCCTAATTCTAGAAGAGGGGGTTCCTGCTGGAGGTCCGCTTATTGTGAAGCTTGGCGAAAGCCGCATCGCCGTCGGACGGGAATATGCATCACTTGTGCATGTCAAAAGGTGCGACTAATGCATGTCGCGTTGATAGGCAACCCAAATGTCGGAAAGTCTGTACTTTTCAGTCGGATCACAGGGATCGGTGTCATCTCTTCAAATTATCCCGGAACAACGGTTGAATTTGAAGAAGGACGGATTACCTATCGCGGCGAAACTATCGTTTTTTATGATCTTCCAGGGACTTATTCTTTATCAGGAACATCTGAGGATGAATTAGTTGCAACCAAGCTCCTCGCTGAAAAGAAATTAGATGTTGTCGTTGCTGTTGCGGATGCGACTAGGCTGGTACAGAGTCTCGTCTTAATCTTTCAACTAATTGAACTTGGATATCGCGTTGTTGTCGCGCTGAATTTCATGGACATAGCACGCAGACGTTATCGCATAGACGTCGAAAAACTTGCTAACATTCTCGAGATTCCAGTGGTGCCAACGGTTGCAATCACGGGTGAAGGTGTTGATGAGCTAATCGGAATTATCGCCGAACGCGAGTTTTCAAGGTCGGGTTTCGTGGTAAGATACGACGCTCATATTGAAAACATCATTGAGAAACTGAGCGGCGATGTAGTAGAATGGCAACAACCTTTCCCATTACGAGGAGCGTTGTTGAAACTACTGGAAGGAAACGAGCAATTTGCACAGCTGTTCACACGCCAAATTAGAGAAAATGCGGAGGAGTTCAGAAAAAAATTCAACGAGGAACATCACGAGAGCATTGATGTCCATATTGCTCGCGATCGATACGGCGAGGCTGGAAGAATTGTATCTGAGGTCACGGGGAAACTTGAAACACACGAATCGCTTGGCGACAGGATCTCACGATTGACGCTAACCCCTTTGTCAGGAATTGCAATTTTGCTCTCCATTCTCGCACTCGTCTTTTTCACAATCGTCTACATAGGAGGTGCAATTGAATCAGGCCTTGGAGATGCATACCAGTACATCGTAGGCGGTTTTTTTGACAGACTTGCTGAGTTAATTGGTGGCAACGCTGGCGTAGCTATATCAAGGGGTATTGATCTCAGTCTGCAAGCGATCCTTTCGATCGTGATACCGTACATACTCGTTTTCTACCTTATACTAGGCATACTTGAGGACTCGGGGTATCTGCCAAGAGCTGTCACTCTTCTCGATGGCGTCATGCATAAGATCGGACTTCACGGGCGAGCAATTATCCCTATGATCGTAGGCGTCGGGTGCAATGTGCCTGCGATACTTGCCACAAGGGTGTTAGAATCAAGACGTGAAAGGTTGATTCTCGCAACTCTTACGATTATGTGTATCCCTTGCTCCGCACAGTTGGCAATAATTTTCGGCGTTGTAGGACATTTCGGAGGACTTATTTACGCTGTGATGATATTCGTTATTTTATTCTCCATCCTGCTCTTACTCGGACGATTGCTTCACGTTTTCCTCAGATTTGAGCCATCAACAATTGCGATCGAGATACCTGACCTTACGATTCCCAGTCCTCGAAATGTACTATATAAAACATACATTCGTGTAAAAGACTTTTTTATCGTCGCATTTCCCATTTTGTTTGTCGGAAGCTTGATTTTGGAATTGTTGATAGAATTCGGTATTCTCAACAAGCTTGTCGAACCTCTCTCAATTTTCACCGTCGGACTTCTGGGATTACCCGCAATAACAATCATCGCATTGATTTTCGGCGTACTGCGAAAAGAAATGGCCTTTCAACTCTTGGTCGTGCTATTTGGAACAACGAACCTCGCAACGGTTTTTTCTCCAGCTCAACTCTTCGTATTTGGGCTTGTGATGGCAACATATATGCCCTGTTTATCTGCGCTCGCCGTGCTACTGAGGGAATTTGGCGCGAAAGATGCAATCACCATAACCATCAGCTCGCTTACACTTTCATTAACACTTGGAACTATTGCAAATCTCATTTTCAACCTAGTCTGATGACATTCTTGCATTAGGTATGTGTAAAAACGGCCTTAATAAAAGGAGTGACTGCTTCGATTCTCACAAACGCGAAACGCTCAAATTGAATCACATTCCCGACTTCACTGGACGGAATTGGTTCTGAAAGACCTTCCTTCTTTGATCCATCTGGCATTTCAACGACTGTCTTGATACCATATTCTGGAACCCAGTGGACAATTCTGATTCCTTCCCTCAACACTGAAAGGTCATTGCCAACATAGATTGCAATATTTCCTTCGACCTCAATATTGCACAAATCTTTGAGCCGGAGTCTTCCTCTCGACCCAATAGACTCGAGATCATTTCTATTCAGGTATACCCTGATGGGGCTGCCCTTCAGTTTTAGTCGTCTCATGCCTCGTTCTGGGTAATTTGGATGAAGTGGAGCATGCGACTCCAGCTCTTCAGCGCCTTCGATGCTGATAAGCACGGGATCCCAAACGAAAAAATACCTATTTGCCAGATGGTCAATTCGTTGCTTGTTGAACGCATACAGTGTATCCCAAGAAAACTGGATATCCACGTCCTTGATTCCGCAATCGAGCCAGTAATCTCGAATCGCTTCGGGAGTAATGCCTCGCCTCTTCAACGCCTTTACCGTACCTAGCCGCACATCGTCCCATCCTGAATACTCACCAGCCTTAATCCCCCGTGCGACAATCGATGTCTTGAGTATTGATTCTGGAACTGACACAAGACCATAGTGGTGATACCATGGAATTTTCCATCCAAAATACCTGAAAATGTACTCTTGCCGCTGCGTGTTATTCAAATGGTCTTTCCCCCGGAGGACATGTGTCATACCTAGAAAATGATCGTCAATCGCCACACTAAAATTCATCATTGGATAGACTCTGTACCGGTCACCAGTACGTGGATGAGGGACTGAATCGACAATGCGCAGGCCAACGAAATCCCTAATCGCAGGATTTGGATGGTTAAGGTCCGTTTTCACGACGAGAACAGCGGCTTCCTCGGGATAATGACCAGAAAGCATACGATCGAACTCTTCGTGTTGGACCTCTTTCGGAAGTTCCCGATGGGGGCACGCCTTACCATATTCCTTCAATTTTCTCCATTCCTCCACCGGGCATGTGCAGACATAGGCCTTCCCCATATCGATGAGTTTTCTCGCGATATCATAATAAAGTTCCATACGGGAACTTTGTATCACGGTCTGGTGGACCTTTACGCCAAGCCATTCGAGATCTTCTGGGATCGTATCATATGCCTCAGGATCGATTTTTTCGGGATTTGTGTCTTCAATTCTGTTTATAAATGTCCCTTCGTAACGTTTCACATACTCATCGTTAAGAATTGCAACCCTCGTATGGCCTATATGCAGAGGACCAGATGGGCCGGGCGCAAACCGCATGACGACCTTTCCTTTTTCCGCTCCCGGCAATTCTGGGAGAGGATGCTCTTTTTCGATTTTCGCTTTTTTCTTTAAAAGGGAGGAATCAATCAACTCAAGCTCTTTTCGCTGTGCCTCGATCGACATTTGGTTGATCTTTTGAACCTGTTCTGCTACGATAGCTGAGATCTCTTTTGCTCTGGGCCTGAGATCCGGTTGCTCCGCAAGAACTTTCCCCATCACCGCCTTAACATCGGCCTTTCCGCCATACATAATCGCGTTCTGCAGCGTGTATTTCCGGACGAGTTCGCTGATTCGATCGAGATCCATGAGGCCTGGCATGGACAGACGGTGTATTTTATTTTTCGTATTCTAACAATATCCCGAGTTTTTGCAGAAATTTCAGATTGAATATAGAAATAGGAAGCTGTCCACCAAAAGAGCGCTGGTCATGCTGAAACGATCGGATGAGTATTATATCGGCCCAGATTAATTACAGGTTCATGTCCCTACGAAGCATCCTATCTAGTCTTGAGAATATTGTTTCCGTCGATAACGAGGTACCGCTTGAATATGAAATCACTAGGTGGTTGTTGAAATATCCAGACGTGCCCATTAGATTCAAGAATGTTAATGGATTCGAGGCAATCGGCAATTTATGGACCACGAGAAAAAGAATAGCGAGGCACTTCAATATCAACGAGGAAGAAATCGCAATCAAACTATTGGAAGCGATCAATAATCCGTGCCCGCCGGTGGAGATTAAAGACCCTCCATTTAGACAAAAAATCATCGAAGACGTGGATCTACGAGTCCTTCCAATTCCGAAATGGTATCCAGGGGACGGCGGGAGATACATTACATCAGCAATCGCCGCTTCGGAGTATAATGGCAAAAGGAATCTTTCATTCCATCGTTTGATGCTCCTAGACCGTAGACGATTAGCGATACGACTCGTTCCAAGACACCTTTTCACAATGTATGAGTCGAGTTTGAAAGGTGGAAGAGAATTGCCCGTTGCATTCTGCATAGGCGTCTGCCCTTCTATACTCCTCGCTGCTGCGACCTCGCTAGAATACGCTCAGGACGAAATGACGATCGCTAGCTCCCTGAGGAAAATATGTCTTGGTCAACCAGTCGAAGTCGCAAAGACCGATAGTGGAATCGTTGTGCCCGCGTATTCGGAAATCATTCTGGAAGGGAGAATCACTGCGGAGACTGTTGAAGAAGGACCTTTTGTCGACATCACTGGGACTTATGACAGGAAGAGAACTCAGCCAGTGGTTGAGATTGATAAAATTTACATGTCAGAAAACCCGATCTTTCATCTCATTCTTCCAGGCGGTCTTGAGCACTACTTGCTCATGGGTCTTCCGAGAGAACCATTGATCCACAGAGCTGTCAGCCAAGTGGTACCCCGCGTTCATGCAGTTAGGCTCACAGAAGGCGGTTGCTGCTGGCTACACGGAGTCGTTT encodes the following:
- a CDS encoding radical SAM protein, translated to METRLNELAMKKAILITGGAVKVPHDLELPFRLSRSTAGPGAGTLALVLSFQGLRVKKAISRDQGEFELTRKDGKFALTRNGEPFLDSVEIQPTLYHSPEQAFFNIETSCIYDCKFCVSKKLDPRIVKCLDPEKIVEMIINASRRHDFKAVALTSAVVGSPSETVEKMAYIVSRVREQLDPEIPIGVEPYVDSYEQIEMLKAAGADEIKINIETFDRDIFKKVCNKLEFDTIIRMIRYAVRIFGTGKVCSNIIVGLGETDENVLEGVEHLAKLGCVATIRPLKINDLNRNELEEALGYPLRPVSPERLVRLASEQKMILELYQLSTLSFKTMCHACTCCDIVPFRDL
- a CDS encoding metal-dependent transcriptional regulator, which translates into the protein MLSRKIEEYLECIYEITRGGKPAKTNHIAKCMKVSPASVTEMLRRLADEGYIDYEKYRGASLTDKGMNVALKIKRKHRLLESFLVRILGMKREESHAEACRLEHMLSDESEKRICQMMNNPQFCPDGEPIPRCEEECKLCTSDPSLPLTELDIGETGIISHLSCDENPSKIRRLISMGFVPGRTLILEEGVPAGGPLIVKLGESRIAVGREYASLVHVKRCD
- the feoB gene encoding ferrous iron transport protein B; this encodes MHVALIGNPNVGKSVLFSRITGIGVISSNYPGTTVEFEEGRITYRGETIVFYDLPGTYSLSGTSEDELVATKLLAEKKLDVVVAVADATRLVQSLVLIFQLIELGYRVVVALNFMDIARRRYRIDVEKLANILEIPVVPTVAITGEGVDELIGIIAEREFSRSGFVVRYDAHIENIIEKLSGDVVEWQQPFPLRGALLKLLEGNEQFAQLFTRQIRENAEEFRKKFNEEHHESIDVHIARDRYGEAGRIVSEVTGKLETHESLGDRISRLTLTPLSGIAILLSILALVFFTIVYIGGAIESGLGDAYQYIVGGFFDRLAELIGGNAGVAISRGIDLSLQAILSIVIPYILVFYLILGILEDSGYLPRAVTLLDGVMHKIGLHGRAIIPMIVGVGCNVPAILATRVLESRRERLILATLTIMCIPCSAQLAIIFGVVGHFGGLIYAVMIFVILFSILLLLGRLLHVFLRFEPSTIAIEIPDLTIPSPRNVLYKTYIRVKDFFIVAFPILFVGSLILELLIEFGILNKLVEPLSIFTVGLLGLPAITIIALIFGVLRKEMAFQLLVVLFGTTNLATVFSPAQLFVFGLVMATYMPCLSALAVLLREFGAKDAITITISSLTLSLTLGTIANLIFNLV
- a CDS encoding glutamate--tRNA ligase, producing MDLDRISELVRKYTLQNAIMYGGKADVKAVMGKVLAEQPDLRPRAKEISAIVAEQVQKINQMSIEAQRKELELIDSSLLKKKAKIEKEHPLPELPGAEKGKVVMRFAPGPSGPLHIGHTRVAILNDEYVKRYEGTFINRIEDTNPEKIDPEAYDTIPEDLEWLGVKVHQTVIQSSRMELYYDIARKLIDMGKAYVCTCPVEEWRKLKEYGKACPHRELPKEVQHEEFDRMLSGHYPEEAAVLVVKTDLNHPNPAIRDFVGLRIVDSVPHPRTGDRYRVYPMMNFSVAIDDHFLGMTHVLRGKDHLNNTQRQEYIFRYFGWKIPWYHHYGLVSVPESILKTSIVARGIKAGEYSGWDDVRLGTVKALKRRGITPEAIRDYWLDCGIKDVDIQFSWDTLYAFNKQRIDHLANRYFFVWDPVLISIEGAEELESHAPLHPNYPERGMRRLKLKGSPIRVYLNRNDLESIGSRGRLRLKDLCNIEVEGNIAIYVGNDLSVLREGIRIVHWVPEYGIKTVVEMPDGSKKEGLSEPIPSSEVGNVIQFERFAFVRIEAVTPFIKAVFTHT